A single genomic interval of Burkholderia cepacia ATCC 25416 harbors:
- a CDS encoding indolepyruvate ferredoxin oxidoreductase family protein: protein MNAPLDADQRASLEAALKSVTLDDKYTLERGRAYMSGIQALVRLPMLQQERDRAAGLNTAGFISGYRGSPLGGLDLSLWKAKQHLAAHQIVFQPGLNEDLAATAVWGSQQVNLYPGAKHDGVFGMWYGKGPGVDRTGDVFKHANSAGSSQHGGVLVLAGDDHAAKSSTLAHQSEHIFKACGLPVLFPSNVQEYLDFGLHGWAMSRYSGLWVALKCVTDVVESSASVDIDPHRTEIVLPTDFILPEGGLNIRWPDPPLVQEARLLDYKWYAALAYVRANKLDRIEIDSPNARFGIMTGGKAYLDVRQALTDLGLDDETCARIGIRLYKVGCVWPLEAQGAQAFARGLDEILVVEEKRQILEYAIKEELYNWPDGQRPRVFGKFDEKDGAGGEWSVPMGNWLLPAHYELSPAIIAKAIATRLEKFELPSDVRARIAARLAVINAKEMALAKPHVQTERKPWFCSGCPHNTSTNVPEGSRAIAGIGCHYMTVWMDRNTSTFSQMGGEGVPWIGQAPFTDEKHVFANLGDGTYFHSGLLAVRAAISSKANITYKILYNDAVAMTGGQPVDGVLTVPQITHQLASEGAKKIVIVTDEPEKYDSQKALLAPGVPIHHRDQLDDVQRELREIEGTTILIYDQTCATEKRRRRKRGTYPDPAKRVVINDAVCEGCGDCSVQSNCLSVEPLETEFGTKRQINQSSCNKDFSCVKGFCPSFVTVEGGQLKKPKAVSVDGNALPPIPEPTLPDIDRAYGVLVTGVGGTGVVTIGALLGMAAHLENKGVTVLDVTGLAQKGGAVMSHVQISHAPTDIHATRIAMGEADLVIGCDAIVTAGDECTSRMRHDATRVVVNSAQTPTAEFIKNPNWAFPGLSAENDIRAAAGEAVDFIDANRFAVALLGDAIYTNPFVLGYAWQKGWLPLTLVSLVRAIELNAVSVEKNRAAFDWGRRAAYDLASVKQAAAGDARPAQGATVIALHTKKAVDALIAKRVEFLTAYQNAAYAARYAAFVDKVRAAERALADGDTVQEQLTEAVARNLFKLMAYKDEYEVARLQSDPAFLARLSAQFEGDWKLKFHLAPPLFAKTDSHGHLVKKAYGPWMMTAFRWLAKAKFLRGTGLDPFGRTEERRSERALIGEYEALIDEVLARLNAANRPLALELAALPDGIRGYGHVKENNLRAVRQKWSTLLAKWRAPAGGQSHQQVA from the coding sequence ATGAATGCCCCGCTAGACGCAGACCAACGCGCGTCGCTAGAAGCCGCGCTGAAGTCCGTCACGCTTGACGACAAATACACACTTGAGCGCGGTCGCGCGTACATGAGCGGCATCCAGGCCCTCGTGCGCCTGCCGATGCTCCAGCAGGAACGCGACCGCGCCGCCGGTCTCAATACGGCCGGCTTCATCTCCGGCTACCGCGGCTCGCCGCTCGGCGGCCTCGATCTGTCGCTCTGGAAAGCCAAGCAGCACCTGGCGGCCCACCAGATCGTCTTCCAGCCCGGCCTCAACGAAGATCTCGCCGCCACCGCCGTGTGGGGCTCGCAGCAGGTGAACCTTTACCCCGGCGCGAAGCACGACGGCGTGTTCGGCATGTGGTACGGCAAGGGCCCGGGCGTCGACCGCACCGGCGACGTCTTCAAGCACGCGAACTCGGCCGGCTCGTCGCAGCACGGCGGCGTGCTGGTGCTCGCCGGAGACGACCACGCGGCGAAATCGTCGACGCTCGCGCACCAGTCCGAACACATCTTCAAGGCCTGCGGGCTGCCCGTGCTGTTCCCGTCCAACGTGCAGGAATATCTCGATTTCGGCCTGCACGGCTGGGCGATGAGCCGCTACTCGGGCCTGTGGGTCGCGCTCAAGTGCGTGACGGACGTGGTCGAATCGTCGGCATCGGTCGACATCGACCCGCATCGCACCGAGATCGTGCTGCCGACCGACTTCATCCTGCCGGAAGGCGGCCTGAACATCCGCTGGCCCGACCCGCCGCTCGTGCAGGAAGCGCGGCTGCTCGACTACAAGTGGTACGCGGCGCTCGCCTATGTGCGCGCGAACAAGCTCGACCGCATCGAAATCGATTCGCCGAACGCGCGCTTCGGGATCATGACCGGCGGCAAGGCCTACCTCGACGTGCGCCAGGCGCTGACCGACCTCGGCCTCGACGACGAAACCTGCGCGCGGATCGGCATCCGGCTCTACAAGGTCGGCTGCGTGTGGCCGCTCGAAGCGCAGGGCGCCCAGGCGTTCGCGCGCGGCCTCGACGAAATCCTCGTCGTCGAGGAAAAGCGCCAGATCCTCGAATACGCGATCAAGGAAGAGCTGTACAACTGGCCCGACGGCCAGCGGCCGCGCGTGTTCGGCAAGTTCGACGAAAAGGACGGCGCCGGCGGCGAATGGTCGGTACCGATGGGCAACTGGCTGCTGCCCGCGCACTACGAGCTGTCGCCCGCGATCATCGCGAAGGCGATCGCGACGCGCCTCGAGAAGTTCGAGCTGCCGTCCGACGTGCGCGCGCGCATCGCCGCGCGGCTCGCGGTGATCAACGCGAAGGAAATGGCGCTCGCGAAGCCGCACGTGCAGACCGAGCGCAAGCCGTGGTTCTGCTCGGGCTGCCCGCACAACACGTCGACCAACGTGCCGGAAGGCTCGCGTGCGATCGCCGGCATCGGCTGCCACTACATGACCGTGTGGATGGACCGCAACACGAGCACCTTCAGCCAGATGGGCGGCGAAGGCGTGCCGTGGATCGGCCAGGCGCCGTTCACGGACGAGAAGCACGTGTTCGCGAACCTCGGCGACGGCACCTATTTCCACTCGGGCCTGCTGGCGGTGCGCGCGGCGATCTCGTCGAAAGCGAACATCACCTACAAGATCCTCTACAACGACGCCGTCGCGATGACGGGCGGCCAGCCGGTCGACGGCGTGCTGACGGTGCCGCAGATCACGCACCAGCTCGCGTCGGAAGGCGCGAAGAAGATCGTGATCGTCACCGACGAGCCGGAGAAGTACGACAGCCAGAAGGCGCTGCTCGCGCCGGGCGTGCCGATCCATCATCGCGACCAGCTCGACGACGTGCAGCGCGAGCTGCGCGAGATCGAAGGCACGACGATCCTGATCTACGACCAGACCTGCGCGACCGAGAAGCGCCGCCGCCGCAAGCGCGGCACCTATCCGGACCCGGCGAAGCGTGTGGTGATCAACGACGCGGTGTGCGAAGGCTGCGGCGACTGCTCGGTGCAGTCGAACTGCCTGTCGGTCGAGCCGCTGGAAACCGAATTCGGCACGAAGCGCCAGATCAACCAGTCGAGCTGCAACAAGGACTTCTCGTGCGTGAAGGGCTTCTGCCCGAGCTTCGTCACGGTCGAGGGCGGCCAGTTGAAGAAGCCGAAAGCCGTGTCGGTCGACGGCAACGCACTGCCGCCCATTCCCGAACCGACGCTGCCGGACATCGACCGCGCATACGGCGTGCTCGTCACGGGCGTCGGCGGCACGGGCGTCGTCACGATCGGCGCGCTGCTCGGGATGGCCGCGCACCTGGAGAACAAGGGCGTGACCGTGCTCGACGTCACCGGCCTCGCGCAGAAGGGCGGCGCCGTGATGAGCCACGTGCAGATCTCGCACGCGCCGACCGACATCCATGCGACGCGGATCGCGATGGGCGAGGCCGACCTCGTGATCGGCTGCGACGCGATCGTCACGGCCGGCGACGAGTGCACGTCGCGGATGCGGCACGACGCGACGCGCGTGGTCGTCAACAGCGCGCAGACGCCGACCGCCGAGTTCATCAAGAACCCGAACTGGGCATTCCCGGGCCTGTCCGCCGAGAACGACATCCGCGCGGCGGCCGGCGAAGCGGTCGACTTCATCGACGCGAACCGCTTCGCGGTCGCGCTGCTCGGCGACGCGATCTACACGAACCCGTTCGTGCTCGGCTACGCATGGCAGAAAGGCTGGCTGCCGCTCACGCTCGTGTCGCTCGTCCGCGCGATCGAGCTGAATGCGGTATCGGTCGAGAAGAACCGTGCGGCATTCGACTGGGGCCGCCGCGCCGCGTACGACCTGGCGAGCGTGAAGCAGGCCGCGGCCGGCGACGCACGCCCCGCGCAAGGCGCCACGGTGATCGCGCTGCACACGAAGAAGGCGGTCGACGCACTGATCGCGAAGCGCGTGGAATTCCTCACCGCGTACCAGAACGCCGCGTATGCGGCGCGCTATGCGGCGTTCGTCGACAAGGTGCGCGCCGCCGAGCGTGCACTGGCGGACGGCGACACGGTGCAGGAGCAGCTGACTGAAGCAGTCGCCCGCAACCTGTTCAAGCTGATGGCGTACAAGGACGAATACGAGGTCGCGCGGCTGCAGTCCGATCCCGCGTTCCTCGCGCGCCTGTCCGCGCAGTTCGAAGGCGACTGGAAGCTGAAATTCCACCTCGCGCCGCCGCTGTTCGCGAAGACGGACTCAC
- the hppD gene encoding 4-hydroxyphenylpyruvate dioxygenase: MQIPNWDNPVGTDGFEFIEYTAPDPKALGQLFERMGFTAIARHRHKDVTLYRQGDINFIINAEPDSFAQRFARLHGPSICAIAFRVQDAAKAYKRALELGAWGFDNKTGPMELNIPAIKGIGDSLIYFVDRWRGKNGAQPGAIGDISIYDVDFEPIAGANPNPVGHGLTYIDHLTHNVHRGRMQEWAEFYERLFNFREVRYFDIEGKVTGVKSKAMTSPCGKIRIPINEEGSDTAGQIQEYLDAYHGEGIQHIALGASDIYQAVDGLRSKEVKLLDTIDTYYELVDRRVPNHGESLDELKKRKILIDGARDDLLLQIFTENQIGPIFFEIIQRKGNQGFGEGNFKALFESIELDQIRRGVVQDKA; this comes from the coding sequence ATGCAGATCCCGAACTGGGACAACCCCGTCGGCACCGACGGCTTCGAATTCATCGAATACACGGCGCCGGACCCGAAAGCGCTCGGACAGCTGTTCGAACGGATGGGTTTCACCGCGATCGCGCGCCACCGCCACAAGGACGTGACGCTGTACCGCCAGGGCGACATCAACTTCATCATCAACGCCGAACCCGATTCGTTCGCCCAACGCTTCGCGCGCCTGCACGGCCCGTCGATCTGCGCGATCGCGTTCCGCGTGCAGGACGCCGCGAAGGCGTACAAGCGCGCGCTCGAACTCGGCGCATGGGGCTTCGACAACAAGACGGGCCCGATGGAGCTGAACATCCCGGCGATCAAGGGCATCGGCGATTCGCTGATCTACTTCGTCGACCGCTGGCGCGGCAAGAACGGCGCGCAGCCGGGCGCAATCGGCGACATCAGCATCTACGACGTCGACTTCGAGCCGATCGCCGGCGCGAACCCGAACCCGGTCGGCCACGGCCTCACCTATATCGACCACCTGACGCACAACGTGCATCGCGGCCGCATGCAGGAATGGGCCGAGTTCTACGAGCGCCTGTTCAACTTCCGCGAAGTGCGCTACTTCGACATCGAAGGCAAGGTGACGGGCGTGAAGTCGAAGGCGATGACGTCGCCGTGCGGCAAGATCCGCATCCCGATCAACGAGGAAGGCTCGGATACGGCCGGCCAGATCCAGGAATACCTCGACGCATACCACGGCGAAGGCATCCAGCACATCGCGCTCGGCGCCAGCGACATCTACCAGGCGGTCGACGGCCTGCGCAGCAAGGAAGTGAAGCTGCTCGACACGATCGACACGTATTACGAACTGGTCGACCGCCGCGTGCCGAACCACGGCGAATCGCTGGACGAACTGAAAAAGCGCAAGATCCTGATCGACGGCGCGCGCGACGACCTGCTGCTGCAGATCTTCACCGAGAACCAGATCGGACCGATCTTCTTCGAGATCATCCAGCGCAAGGGCAACCAGGGCTTCGGCGAAGGCAACTTCAAGGCACTGTTCGAATCGATCGAGCTCGACCAGATCCGTCGCGGCGTCGTGCAGGACAAGGCCTGA